From the Vibrio metoecus genome, one window contains:
- a CDS encoding right-handed parallel beta-helix repeat-containing protein, with translation MALLGLSFSVEASYLDITHFGAIPNDEIDDSQSFQLALNSLSHGDVLVIPSGTYQICNSLYLKNRNNIEIIGLGESKLKKCSNFQGEYLLSITYTENLKLQDLSFEGIHNGNQQPTWGEQGVYLGSTKNTLVIQNHFKTFGDAALRVTTSSLDQSTTPGSQSVTISDNDFEDCTQVTTTQATQGTEMAGTQNIMIDNNRFIGCKLKLSARADTRGAKVINNLFSHINGPSNEISYYSDVIYENNRFENIRGFAINIYPNSRTSKSVQWGNIHIANNNFENIQQGIRLQSFSVHGNNHQAIENIEIIKNTFKNIYFGNDIENKYKAIIRTVSNDKKVSFNNIKIIDNHYQLTPYSSFISIDNKSTSLYINNNVQTICTNDTENNKPNP, from the coding sequence ATTTAGATATTACTCATTTTGGTGCTATTCCAAATGATGAAATTGATGACTCCCAGTCTTTTCAACTCGCATTAAATTCATTATCTCACGGTGATGTATTGGTTATTCCATCTGGAACTTACCAAATCTGTAATAGCCTTTATTTAAAAAATAGGAATAACATTGAGATCATTGGACTAGGTGAGAGTAAACTCAAAAAATGCAGCAACTTTCAGGGGGAATATTTACTTAGTATCACCTACACAGAGAACTTAAAACTGCAAGATCTCAGTTTTGAAGGAATTCACAACGGGAACCAACAACCGACCTGGGGAGAACAAGGCGTCTATCTAGGAAGCACTAAAAACACCCTCGTGATTCAGAACCACTTCAAAACCTTTGGTGACGCAGCATTAAGGGTTACAACGTCTAGCCTCGACCAATCAACAACTCCAGGATCTCAATCGGTTACGATTAGTGATAATGACTTTGAGGATTGCACTCAAGTGACCACTACACAAGCTACTCAAGGCACAGAGATGGCAGGAACTCAAAATATTATGATCGATAATAATCGTTTTATTGGGTGCAAATTAAAACTCTCAGCGCGAGCTGATACACGAGGTGCAAAAGTCATAAACAATCTTTTTTCTCATATTAATGGTCCCTCTAATGAGATAAGTTATTACTCTGATGTCATTTATGAAAACAATAGGTTCGAAAATATTCGCGGATTCGCTATCAATATTTATCCAAACTCTAGAACGAGTAAATCTGTTCAATGGGGAAATATTCACATTGCAAATAATAATTTCGAAAACATTCAGCAAGGCATTCGCCTACAAAGCTTTTCAGTTCATGGCAACAACCATCAAGCCATAGAAAATATAGAAATAATCAAAAACACCTTCAAAAATATTTATTTTGGGAATGATATTGAAAATAAATACAAAGCTATTATAAGAACCGTTAGTAATGACAAAAAAGTTTCATTTAACAATATAAAGATTATTGACAACCACTATCAGCTCACTCCTTATAGCAGTTTTATTTCTATCGACAACAAAAGCACTTCTCTCTATATCAACAATAATGTTCAGACAATCTGCACTAATGATACAGAAAATAATAAACCTAACCCATGA